The window TTCTACATTTGGAATTGCTCTTAACATTGGTAATTGATCGACAGGTTGATGTGTAGGTCCATCACCACCCACTGCATAACTATCGTGACTAAAAATAAATAAATTAGCTAAATTACTAATGGCAGCTAAACGAATTGCTGGTTTCATATAATCAGAAAAAGCTAAAAAAGTGCCTCCTATCGCTTTAACGCCTTGATGTAAACTTATTCCATTCATCGCTCCTGCCATAGCAAATTCACGAATACCGAATTTAATATATGGATTTTTATGGTTATCGTTAAAAGCGCCTTCGCCTATTTTTGTGAAAGTTGATTTAGCTAAATCAGCAGATAAAACAAGAGCTGATTTTAAATCTTTTAATTGATTAAAATATTGTTTTAAATAACTGCGAGTAGAATCATTTAAATTAGTAATTTTATTTTCATCTAATAATTTATTTAAATCTTCATAATTACCATTAATATAATTTAATAAACGTTGCATTTGTTCTGGATTAGTTTGCATATATTGGTCAACTAATTGTTGTCATTGATTATAAGCACTTTCGCCCCGAGCTACAACATTAAAAAAGAAGTGATCAAAAATTTCCTGATGAAATTCAAAATTATTTGTTTTAATATGAAAACGCTTAGAAAATTTTTCTAATTCATCATTAGAAATTGCTGCAGCATGCGCTTCATTACTATTTTCAAAAGATGTCCCCTCACCAATGATTGTTTTGACTTCAATAAACGTTGGTTTAACATTCTTTTTTCATTTAGCTTCAGCAATTGCTTTGAAAATATTTTCAGGATTATTATCTGTTTTTAGATAATTTCAACCCATTGATTCAACACGCATTTTTAAATCTTCAATATTAACATCACTTACTGCTGAATCTAATTGGTAATCATTTGAATCATGTAAAATAATTAATTTCGATAATTTTAATTTTCCAGCAATACTCATTGCCTCATAACAAATTCCCTCTTGTAGGTCCCCATCGCCAACAATACAATAAGTATAATGATCAATAACACCTTTAAGAGTAGCAAATTCAGTTCTTAAATAACTTTCAGTAATTGCCATACCAACTGCATTAGCAACCCCTTGCCCTAGTGGTCCTGTTGATGCATCAATATAATTATTAGCCAACACTTCAGGATGACCTGGTGTTAAATAATTATCATTGCGAAAATTTTTAATGTCATCTAATGTTAATAATGATGAAAAATAAAAAACAGGATATAATGCCATCGATCCATGACCAGCTGATAAAACCAAACGATCGCGATTAAATCACTTTGGATGTGATTTTGAAATAGTCATTAATCCCTTATAAAGGGTATAAACAATAGGTGCAGCTGAAATACTCATTCCACTGTGACCTTGCTTTGCT is drawn from Ureaplasma parvum serovar 3 str. ATCC 27815 and contains these coding sequences:
- a CDS encoding transketolase: MNRYVNAMRSLALQAINKAKQGHSGMSISAAPIVYTLYKGLMTISKSHPKWFNRDRLVLSAGHGSMALYPVFYFSSLLTLDDIKNFRNDNYLTPGHPEVLANNYIDASTGPLGQGVANAVGMAITESYLRTEFATLKGVIDHYTYCIVGDGDLQEGICYEAMSIAGKLKLSKLIILHDSNDYQLDSAVSDVNIEDLKMRVESMGWNYLKTDNNPENIFKAIAEAKWKKNVKPTFIEVKTIIGEGTSFENSNEAHAAAISNDELEKFSKRFHIKTNNFEFHQEIFDHFFFNVVARGESAYNQWQQLVDQYMQTNPEQMQRLLNYINGNYEDLNKLLDENKITNLNDSTRSYLKQYFNQLKDLKSALVLSADLAKSTFTKIGEGAFNDNHKNPYIKFGIREFAMAGAMNGISLHQGVKAIGGTFLAFSDYMKPAIRLAAISNLANLFIFSHDSYAVGGDGPTHQPVDQLPMLRAIPNVEVIRPADHYEVKYALSYSFKQKQKPICLITSRQTIKQINDQKPQDFSKGAYIINSPFSFCKDVDYTIIASGSEVSLANDAAKELFEKHKLKIKVISAFNLNLFLRQKPEDIKSLLASKNGLLAIEASSEMLWWKLSIYTNKFIQIAANQFGRSADGDKLMNEFGFSVKNIINQLLNQ